Proteins found in one Brachyspira murdochii DSM 12563 genomic segment:
- a CDS encoding bifunctional folylpolyglutamate synthase/dihydrofolate synthase: MKNINQALDYIYSFMGKKTLHKNNLNHINNVKEILKLLGYKQVFKVIHITGTKGKGSATLTLSKMLSSLGYRTGSFISPHIVSERERISINENWISEEDFINITLKIKNIIESDEIYNNITVFEIFTIMGLYYFYINAVDYACIEVGIGGKLDCTNIVDSSVSILTSISYDHMEILGYTIEEITAQKAGIIKPNTSVVSAFQEEDSIKMIRDISKENNCNLYVFKEDFSANITLNSNEKLEFIYREKDKEYIFSTTLLGEHQAENISLSFKALNILLKADNNYNEKNINKAINSLKDFHINARLTFMHRNPDIIVDGAHNAKSLERVLNTIYKWYDDIIILFAPLSQKDIKNMSDILKRYDSEIILSSPDNIAYKETDSSKTYQYLKDKPNVKHIANFHDAIDNIKSINKSNKPVLVIGSLYAASEFINLYKNRDI; this comes from the coding sequence ATGAAAAACATAAATCAAGCTTTGGATTATATATATTCCTTTATGGGAAAAAAAACACTTCATAAAAACAATCTTAATCATATAAATAATGTAAAAGAAATATTAAAACTATTAGGATATAAACAAGTATTTAAAGTAATACATATAACAGGTACAAAGGGTAAGGGATCCGCAACTCTTACATTATCAAAAATGCTTTCTTCTTTAGGATATAGAACCGGATCATTTATATCGCCTCATATAGTAAGTGAGAGAGAGAGAATATCTATAAATGAAAACTGGATTAGTGAAGAAGATTTTATTAATATTACATTAAAGATAAAAAACATTATAGAGAGTGATGAGATATACAATAATATAACAGTATTTGAAATTTTTACTATAATGGGACTATATTATTTTTATATAAATGCAGTTGATTATGCATGCATAGAAGTAGGTATAGGAGGAAAATTAGACTGTACTAATATAGTAGATTCATCTGTAAGTATTTTAACTTCTATATCATATGACCATATGGAGATATTAGGATACACCATAGAAGAGATAACGGCTCAAAAGGCTGGAATAATAAAACCAAACACTTCTGTTGTATCAGCATTTCAGGAAGAAGATTCTATAAAAATGATAAGAGATATATCAAAAGAAAATAATTGTAATTTATATGTTTTTAAAGAAGATTTTTCTGCCAATATTACATTAAACAGCAATGAAAAACTAGAGTTTATTTATAGAGAAAAAGATAAAGAATATATTTTTTCAACTACGCTTCTCGGGGAACATCAGGCAGAAAATATATCACTTTCTTTTAAGGCATTGAATATACTTCTTAAAGCTGATAATAACTATAACGAAAAAAATATTAATAAAGCAATTAATTCCTTGAAAGATTTTCATATAAATGCACGCCTTACATTTATGCATAGAAATCCAGATATAATAGTGGACGGTGCTCATAATGCTAAATCATTAGAAAGAGTATTAAATACAATATATAAATGGTATGATGATATAATAATACTATTTGCTCCTCTAAGCCAAAAAGATATAAAAAACATGAGTGATATATTAAAACGATATGATTCAGAAATAATATTAAGCTCTCCAGATAATATTGCATATAAAGAAACTGACAGCTCTAAAACTTATCAATATTTAAAAGATAAACCTAATGTAAAGCATATAGCAAATTTTCATGATGCTATTGATAATATAAAATCAATTAATAAAAGTAATAAACCAGTACTTGTAATAGGTTCATTATATGCCGCAAGTGAATTTATTAATTTATATAAAAATAGGGACATATAA
- a CDS encoding protein-ADP-ribose hydrolase — translation MNKLLFLIDYLIKEGNYKYDIELEKALKENNEEVAYNYFRYLMNIRLPNGISEEYLKIEDEYLQDRLKKKIITNIEDIKPIRDNLYLWQGDITTLNIDAVVNAANSSMLGCFIPLHKCIDNAIHSASGTRLRLCLNNIMKGKTEDSGQCIITKAFNLPSRYILHTVGPIIQNSVSKKDEELLYNCYKSCLETAKENNIKSIAFCCISTGEFKFPNKEASQIAVNAVKDFLNNSKYDIKIVFNVFKDLDYELYYDILK, via the coding sequence ATGAATAAATTATTATTTTTAATAGATTATCTTATTAAAGAAGGTAATTATAAATATGATATAGAATTAGAAAAAGCATTAAAAGAGAATAATGAAGAAGTAGCCTATAACTACTTCAGATATTTAATGAATATAAGACTTCCTAATGGTATAAGCGAAGAGTATCTTAAAATAGAAGATGAATATTTACAGGATAGATTAAAAAAGAAAATAATAACAAATATAGAAGATATAAAACCTATAAGAGATAATTTATATTTATGGCAGGGAGATATAACAACATTAAATATAGATGCTGTAGTTAATGCAGCTAATTCTTCTATGCTTGGCTGTTTTATTCCTCTTCATAAATGCATAGATAATGCCATACATAGTGCTTCTGGTACTAGATTAAGATTATGCCTAAATAATATAATGAAAGGAAAAACTGAGGATAGTGGTCAATGTATAATAACTAAAGCATTCAATTTACCAAGCAGATATATACTTCACACAGTAGGACCTATAATACAGAACAGTGTTTCAAAAAAAGATGAGGAGCTTTTATATAATTGTTATAAATCATGCTTAGAAACTGCAAAAGAGAATAATATAAAAAGCATAGCATTTTGCTGTATATCTACAGGAGAGTTTAAGTTTCCAAATAAAGAGGCTTCTCAGATAGCGGTAAATGCTGTAAAAGATTTTTTGAATAATAGTAAATATGATATAAAGATAGTATTTAATGTATTTAAAGATTTGGATTATGAACTTTATTATGATATTTTAAAATAA
- a CDS encoding 3-deoxy-D-manno-octulosonic acid transferase, translating into MQKFLMYIYTILGYILYPFLFISFFIMMIFNKPIRKGALSRLGFIYPKENNKNAVWIHAVSVGEIVAVREIVFTLIERGYNVYLSTTTVGGYDIARKNYGDKAELFYLTLDYPHMINKLINLISPEYVMIAEIEIWPTLIYTLHKKLIPLYMINGRIGKKELKGYKNFKFFFKPYFNMYTKILAQSNIDKENMITIGMPEGLITVTGNLKYDITYYADEKKIDELENTIPVNKFVITAGSTHAGEEELILKAIDKLNLKDKVYIVIVPRDINRGEDIQKLAERLNYDLPLYTDYEKSSEDGIIINTIGELLNWYKLSDLVIMGGTFMGTMGGHNILEAIYFKKAVIVGKYMYNFIEIYEYMKEAVFTCKDKEKLADLIQEAYENEELRNNLAEKAYNLLLQNNGASKKTLSIIDKYQGIV; encoded by the coding sequence ATGCAAAAGTTTTTAATGTATATATATACAATTCTGGGGTATATCTTATATCCTTTTTTATTTATATCCTTTTTTATTATGATGATATTTAATAAGCCTATTAGAAAAGGTGCTTTATCGAGACTAGGATTTATATATCCTAAAGAAAATAATAAAAATGCTGTTTGGATACATGCTGTAAGTGTTGGTGAAATAGTCGCTGTAAGAGAGATAGTATTTACTTTAATAGAGAGAGGATATAATGTTTATCTATCTACTACTACTGTAGGAGGATATGATATAGCAAGAAAAAATTATGGGGATAAAGCAGAACTTTTTTATCTTACATTAGATTATCCGCATATGATTAATAAACTTATTAATCTAATATCTCCGGAATATGTTATGATAGCTGAAATAGAAATATGGCCTACGCTTATATATACTCTTCATAAAAAACTTATACCATTATATATGATTAACGGAAGGATAGGTAAAAAAGAATTAAAAGGATATAAAAATTTTAAATTCTTTTTTAAGCCTTATTTTAATATGTATACAAAAATTCTAGCACAAAGCAACATAGATAAAGAAAATATGATTACAATAGGAATGCCTGAAGGACTTATAACAGTTACCGGAAATTTAAAATATGATATAACATATTATGCTGATGAAAAAAAGATAGATGAATTGGAAAACACTATACCTGTAAATAAATTCGTAATAACAGCTGGAAGCACACATGCAGGAGAAGAAGAATTAATATTAAAAGCAATAGATAAACTCAACCTAAAAGATAAAGTCTATATTGTAATAGTTCCAAGAGATATTAACAGAGGAGAAGATATACAAAAACTCGCAGAAAGATTAAATTATGACTTGCCTCTTTATACAGATTATGAAAAAAGCTCAGAAGACGGAATTATTATAAACACTATAGGAGAATTATTAAATTGGTATAAACTTTCTGACTTGGTTATAATGGGCGGCACATTTATGGGTACTATGGGCGGACACAATATATTAGAGGCAATTTATTTTAAAAAGGCGGTTATAGTTGGAAAGTACATGTACAACTTCATAGAAATTTACGAGTATATGAAAGAAGCTGTATTTACATGCAAAGATAAAGAAAAACTAGCTGATCTTATACAAGAAGCATATGAGAATGAAGAGCTTAGAAATAATCTGGCAGAAAAAGCGTATAATTTACTCCTACAAAATAACGGGGCTTCTAAAAAGACTCTCTCTATTATAGATAAATACCAAGGTATTGTATAA
- the celB gene encoding PTS cellobiose transporter subunit IIC encodes MNDKLMAFIESKLLPIASKIAGNRYLNAIRDGFVFAMPFLIVGSFILLILNLPFTDNSNFLYMEWYTNLMNSFKGDLVQPFYVSMGIMSLFVAYGIGYSLSGHYQLNSITGGFLSLFSFLLVSAKVEYAPIAEAVSKSFLVNADSSIPVMDVRFMDAKGLFAAIIFGIISIEIFRFLVNKKLIIRLPESVPPAIAKSFELLIPIVVVIVIFQAFNIIIQKSLMMMIPELVMKIFEPLLKVSDSLPSIIIILLVIHILWFAGLHGTNIVDAIVKAITLSNLAVNQAALQAGEPVTKIFAGGFFDSYVFIGGVGTTLGLAIAMVRSKNEHIKSIGKLSIVPAVFNINEPIMFGAPVVMNPILVIPFICLPIINATIAWVFTKLNIIGHIVSLVPWTTPGPLAALLATNLNFASMILSLVLIFTSYLAYIPFLRAYEMSLEREEANNK; translated from the coding sequence ATGAATGATAAATTAATGGCATTTATAGAAAGCAAACTTCTTCCTATAGCGTCAAAAATAGCAGGCAATAGATATTTAAATGCAATAAGAGATGGATTTGTGTTTGCTATGCCTTTTTTAATAGTAGGATCTTTTATACTTTTGATATTAAATTTACCTTTCACAGATAATAGTAATTTTTTGTATATGGAATGGTATACTAATTTGATGAATTCTTTTAAAGGCGATTTGGTTCAGCCTTTTTATGTAAGTATGGGTATAATGTCATTATTTGTGGCTTATGGTATAGGCTATTCATTATCAGGACATTATCAGCTTAATTCTATTACTGGAGGATTTTTATCATTATTTAGTTTTTTATTAGTATCTGCAAAAGTAGAATATGCTCCTATAGCAGAGGCTGTATCAAAATCATTTTTAGTTAATGCTGACAGTTCAATACCTGTTATGGACGTTAGATTTATGGATGCTAAAGGTTTATTTGCAGCTATAATTTTTGGTATTATATCTATAGAAATATTCAGATTTTTGGTAAATAAAAAACTTATTATTAGACTTCCAGAATCAGTACCTCCTGCCATAGCAAAGTCTTTTGAACTTTTAATACCTATAGTTGTAGTTATAGTAATATTTCAGGCTTTCAATATTATTATACAAAAAAGTTTAATGATGATGATACCGGAATTAGTAATGAAAATATTTGAGCCATTACTTAAAGTATCAGATTCTCTTCCTTCTATAATAATTATTCTTCTTGTGATACATATATTATGGTTTGCAGGACTTCATGGTACTAATATAGTAGATGCTATAGTAAAAGCTATTACATTATCAAATCTGGCAGTAAATCAGGCAGCACTCCAAGCTGGAGAGCCAGTAACAAAGATATTTGCAGGCGGATTTTTTGATTCCTATGTATTTATAGGAGGAGTAGGTACTACTTTAGGTTTGGCAATAGCTATGGTAAGAAGCAAAAATGAACATATAAAATCTATAGGAAAATTATCAATAGTTCCAGCAGTATTTAATATTAATGAACCTATTATGTTTGGAGCACCTGTTGTGATGAATCCTATTCTTGTTATACCTTTTATATGTCTCCCTATAATAAATGCAACTATAGCTTGGGTATTTACAAAATTAAATATTATAGGTCATATTGTATCATTAGTACCTTGGACAACTCCGGGACCATTGGCAGCATTGCTTGCTACTAATTTGAATTTTGCTTCTATGATATTGAGTTTGGTATTAATATTCACATCATATCTTGCTTATATACCTTTCCTTAGAGCTTATGAGATGTCATTAGAAAGAGAAGAAGCAAATAATAAATAA
- a CDS encoding FtsB family cell division protein, with translation MYFNVRISSKIFYCIILAGIAFTVYVFVFSSKGFLTLDNQKTLIENKKEKVEELNRRKSQISNNIVRLKTDREYILSYAKTFGYLDGTKNEKIIKIIKDEENTSDSSVSDNNSKKSYDNDNYINIKGALILALMIVLCFIFYLILLNKNILPKLKRKKAVFYKG, from the coding sequence ATGTATTTTAATGTAAGAATAAGTTCTAAAATATTTTATTGTATCATATTAGCAGGTATTGCTTTTACGGTATATGTATTTGTTTTTAGTTCTAAAGGTTTTCTTACATTAGACAATCAAAAAACTCTCATAGAGAATAAGAAAGAGAAAGTAGAAGAACTCAATAGAAGAAAAAGCCAAATTTCTAATAATATAGTTAGATTAAAAACAGACAGAGAGTATATTTTATCATATGCAAAAACTTTCGGTTATTTAGACGGCACTAAAAATGAAAAAATCATAAAGATAATAAAAGATGAAGAAAATACATCAGATTCCTCTGTTTCAGATAATAACAGCAAAAAATCATATGATAATGACAATTATATTAATATAAAAGGTGCTTTAATACTGGCATTAATGATTGTATTATGCTTTATATTTTATCTGATACTTTTAAATAAAAATATACTTCCAAAACTCAAAAGAAAAAAAGCTGTTTTTTATAAAGGGTGA
- a CDS encoding NAD(P)H-dependent oxidoreductase, whose amino-acid sequence MNILVINGSPKGNNSITLQTLLFLEKVFTEHKFLFLNVGQKIKYYEKNFNEIKEELEKTDVIIFSYPVYTFLVPYQLHRFIELLKENNINIKNKFATQFSTSKHFYDITAHKFIEENCLDLGLKYIRGLSADMEDLMKKEGQEDAVNFFNYLIFCINNNLNYINASNKAYTKEKIIYNRKYTNNSKEKDTSKDVLILTNCAKNDESLRNMIEDFKIIFPYKTREINIREYNFHGGCLGCFGCAITGKCVYKDGFDDFLRNEIQKADSIIYAFTIENHYTHSSFKIYDDRQFCNGHRTVTEGMPIGYIISGDYEREYNLQTLIESRSEVGGNFLTHIVYDYNDDACNELSKLSSIMKYAMDNKCTRPKNFYGVGGMKIFRDLIYIMQGLMKEDHKYYKKHHIYDFPQKQRMKMLQMKLVGALISIPSMQKKMKNKMNEYILMPYKKVIDNANMKNIK is encoded by the coding sequence ATGAACATTCTAGTTATAAACGGAAGCCCTAAAGGCAATAACAGCATAACTTTACAAACTTTATTATTCTTAGAAAAAGTATTTACAGAACATAAATTTTTATTTTTAAACGTTGGGCAAAAAATAAAATATTATGAAAAAAACTTTAACGAGATAAAAGAAGAACTTGAAAAAACAGATGTAATTATTTTTTCCTATCCTGTATACACTTTTTTAGTACCATATCAGCTGCATAGATTTATAGAATTACTAAAAGAAAATAATATTAATATAAAGAACAAATTTGCAACGCAGTTTTCTACTTCAAAGCATTTTTATGATATTACAGCACATAAATTTATAGAAGAAAATTGTTTAGATTTAGGACTAAAATATATACGAGGGCTTTCTGCTGATATGGAAGACCTTATGAAAAAAGAAGGTCAGGAAGATGCGGTAAACTTTTTTAATTATTTAATTTTTTGTATAAATAATAATCTAAATTACATAAATGCATCAAATAAAGCATATACAAAAGAAAAAATTATATATAATAGAAAATATACTAACAATTCAAAAGAAAAAGATACTTCAAAAGATGTTTTAATACTAACTAACTGTGCTAAAAATGATGAAAGTTTAAGAAATATGATTGAAGATTTTAAAATAATATTTCCTTATAAAACTAGAGAAATAAATATAAGAGAATACAATTTTCATGGGGGCTGTCTTGGCTGTTTCGGCTGTGCTATTACTGGCAAATGTGTTTATAAAGACGGATTCGATGATTTTTTAAGAAACGAAATACAGAAGGCTGATTCTATTATATATGCTTTTACAATAGAAAATCATTATACACATTCGAGTTTTAAAATTTATGATGACCGGCAATTCTGCAATGGACATAGAACTGTTACAGAAGGTATGCCTATAGGATATATAATAAGCGGAGATTATGAAAGAGAATATAATTTGCAGACACTTATAGAATCACGCTCTGAAGTTGGAGGTAATTTTCTCACTCATATTGTATATGATTATAATGATGATGCCTGCAATGAACTTTCAAAGTTATCATCTATAATGAAATATGCTATGGATAATAAATGCACTCGTCCTAAAAACTTTTATGGTGTTGGCGGCATGAAAATATTTAGAGATTTAATATACATAATGCAGGGACTTATGAAAGAAGATCATAAATACTATAAAAAACATCATATTTATGATTTCCCTCAAAAACAAAGAATGAAAATGCTTCAGATGAAATTAGTAGGAGCTTTAATATCAATTCCTTCTATGCAAAAGAAAATGAAAAATAAAATGAATGAATATATTTTAATGCCGTATAAAAAAGTAATAGATAATGCTAATATGAAAAATATTAAATAA
- a CDS encoding SIR2 family NAD-dependent protein deacylase, which yields MNDKLELIKKLKSSIEKSDYILIGAGAGLSVSAGFPYDGERFNKYFSEYKDRYGLTDMYSAGFYKYPTLEDFWGYFSLFVYVNRYDIPADETHLNLLEIIKNKNYFVITTNVDGRFEEAKFDKEKLFKVQGDYSLFQCSVPCRQETFYNEKQIREMVKSRKDLKISKELIPKCPHCGKNMTMNLRCDNTFVQDDNWYNSMDRYKKFLDEAENKNILFLELGVGYNTPAIIKYSFWDMALKNENSIYASVNLNDSYAPDNLKERSICINDDISKVLEYIKVKKISCNT from the coding sequence ATGAATGATAAATTAGAATTAATAAAAAAATTAAAATCAAGTATAGAAAAATCAGATTATATATTAATAGGTGCAGGAGCAGGACTTTCTGTTTCTGCTGGATTTCCTTATGACGGAGAGAGATTCAATAAATATTTCAGTGAATATAAAGATAGATACGGTTTAACTGATATGTATAGTGCAGGATTTTATAAGTATCCTACTTTAGAAGATTTTTGGGGATATTTTTCTCTTTTTGTATATGTTAATAGATACGATATACCAGCAGATGAAACTCATTTAAACCTATTAGAAATAATAAAAAATAAAAATTATTTTGTTATTACTACTAATGTTGACGGAAGATTTGAAGAGGCAAAATTTGATAAAGAAAAATTATTCAAAGTTCAGGGAGACTATTCTCTTTTTCAATGCTCTGTTCCATGCCGACAAGAAACTTTTTATAATGAAAAACAAATAAGAGAGATGGTAAAGTCAAGAAAAGATTTAAAAATATCAAAAGAACTTATACCAAAATGTCCTCATTGCGGTAAAAATATGACAATGAATTTAAGATGCGATAATACTTTTGTGCAAGATGATAATTGGTATAATTCTATGGATAGATATAAAAAATTCTTAGATGAAGCAGAAAATAAAAATATATTATTTTTAGAATTAGGGGTAGGTTATAATACACCTGCTATAATAAAATATTCTTTTTGGGATATGGCTTTAAAAAATGAAAACTCTATTTATGCATCTGTAAATTTGAATGATTCATATGCACCTGATAATTTGAAAGAACGCTCTATATGTATAAATGATGATATATCTAAAGTATTAGAATATATAAAAGTTAAAAAAATTAGTTGTAATACTTGA
- a CDS encoding Rrf2 family transcriptional regulator: MKISSRFTIAVHTLLCILEFKDEKITSNFISESVQVNPVIIRNILIQLQKADIITVKRGTGGISLNKKTENITLLDIFNAVESLDEGKLFSFHENPNKKCPVGGNINKILQPKLDSVQYAMEKELKKTTLKDIYKSLQTK; this comes from the coding sequence ATGAAGATTAGTTCAAGATTTACAATAGCTGTTCATACATTGCTTTGCATATTAGAGTTTAAAGATGAAAAGATAACATCAAATTTCATATCAGAAAGTGTTCAAGTTAATCCTGTTATTATAAGAAATATATTAATACAGCTTCAAAAAGCAGATATTATTACCGTAAAAAGGGGAACAGGAGGAATAAGTCTAAATAAAAAAACAGAAAATATTACATTACTTGACATATTTAATGCTGTAGAAAGCCTAGATGAAGGAAAACTTTTCAGCTTTCATGAAAACCCAAATAAAAAATGCCCAGTAGGCGGAAATATTAATAAAATACTTCAGCCGAAACTGGATAGTGTTCAGTATGCTATGGAAAAAGAACTTAAAAAAACTACTTTAAAAGATATTTATAAAAGTTTACAAACTAAGTAA
- a CDS encoding glycoside hydrolase family 1 protein: protein MKQYKFSDNFLFGSSTSGSQSEGFYNKTNKNIWDYWFEISKEKFHNQVGPEYTSNFFRDYKDDIKLIKETGHNVFRTSIQWSRIVKDFNTLELDETAVEFYNNVIDELIKNDIEPIICLYHFDMPLKLQEIGGFENREVVELYAKYASKMFDLYGDKVHKWFTFNEPIVVAEGGYLYKFHYPEVVSFKRAVQVVYNMNLASAKAVKAFKESGKKGDIGIILNLTPSYPRDENNKEDLNASHICDLIFNRSFLDPAVKGEFPSDLIDFVNENNLTPIYEEGDKDILRENTISILGINYYQPRRVKARESKFESDTLMPENFFEPYEMPNRLMNPYRGWEIYYKGIYDIAKNIQENYSNKKWLITENGMGVENEERFIKNGIVEDDYRIEFVSEHLKWLHKGIEEGSNCIGYLMWTPIDCWSWLNAYKNRYGFIRFDLESGKKTIKKSGYWFKELVKNKGFEG from the coding sequence ATGAAACAATATAAATTTAGTGATAATTTTTTATTTGGGAGTTCTACTTCAGGATCTCAAAGCGAAGGTTTTTATAATAAGACTAATAAAAATATATGGGATTATTGGTTTGAAATATCAAAAGAAAAATTCCATAATCAAGTAGGACCTGAATATACATCTAATTTTTTTAGAGATTATAAAGATGATATAAAATTAATAAAAGAAACAGGACATAATGTTTTTAGAACTTCAATACAATGGAGCAGAATAGTAAAAGATTTTAATACTTTAGAATTAGATGAAACAGCTGTTGAGTTTTATAATAATGTTATAGATGAGCTTATAAAAAATGATATAGAGCCTATAATATGTTTGTATCATTTTGATATGCCTTTAAAACTTCAGGAGATAGGAGGATTTGAAAATAGAGAAGTAGTTGAACTTTATGCAAAATATGCTTCTAAAATGTTTGATCTTTATGGAGATAAAGTTCATAAATGGTTTACTTTTAATGAGCCTATAGTAGTTGCTGAGGGCGGATATTTGTATAAATTTCATTATCCAGAAGTTGTATCATTTAAAAGAGCGGTTCAGGTTGTTTATAATATGAACTTGGCAAGTGCAAAGGCTGTAAAAGCTTTTAAAGAATCTGGTAAAAAAGGTGATATAGGTATAATACTTAATCTTACTCCTTCATATCCTAGAGATGAAAATAATAAAGAAGATTTAAATGCTTCTCATATATGCGATTTGATTTTTAATAGAAGTTTTTTGGATCCTGCTGTTAAGGGAGAGTTTCCATCTGATTTGATAGACTTTGTAAATGAAAATAATCTTACTCCTATATATGAAGAAGGTGATAAGGATATATTAAGAGAAAATACTATATCGATTTTAGGAATAAATTATTATCAGCCTAGAAGAGTAAAAGCAAGAGAGAGTAAGTTTGAATCGGATACTTTAATGCCTGAAAATTTCTTTGAGCCTTATGAGATGCCCAACAGACTTATGAATCCTTACAGAGGCTGGGAAATATATTATAAAGGTATTTATGATATAGCTAAAAATATACAGGAAAACTATTCCAATAAAAAATGGCTTATCACAGAAAACGGTATGGGTGTGGAAAACGAAGAAAGATTTATAAAAAACGGTATTGTTGAAGATGATTACAGAATAGAGTTTGTAAGTGAGCATTTGAAATGGCTTCACAAGGGTATAGAAGAAGGTTCTAATTGTATAGGTTATTTGATGTGGACTCCTATAGACTGCTGGTCTTGGCTTAATGCTTATAAAAACAGATACGGATTTATAAGGTTTGATTTAGAAAGCGGTAAAAAGACAATAAAAAAATCAGGCTATTGGTTTAAAGAGCTAGTGAAAAACAAGGGCTTTGAGGGATAG
- a CDS encoding NAD(P)-dependent oxidoreductase, with the protein MKIAIIAANGRAGKLIMNEALERGLDVTAIVRDKTKINNSKAKVIEKDLFDLTKDDLKEFDTVVSAFGVWEEKELDKHSLVMEHLCKILANTNIRLMVIGGASSLYVNKEHTMILKDTPDFPDIFMGVAVSSIKAFDILKSKKDVLWTYISPSADFQADGEKTGQYNIGHNELLFNSKGESAISYADYAIAFVDEIQNKKYLNQQITFCSK; encoded by the coding sequence ATGAAAATTGCAATAATAGCAGCAAACGGAAGAGCCGGAAAATTAATCATGAATGAGGCATTAGAAAGAGGGCTGGATGTTACAGCCATAGTAAGAGATAAAACAAAAATAAATAATTCAAAAGCAAAAGTTATAGAAAAAGATTTATTCGATTTGACAAAAGATGATTTGAAAGAATTCGATACTGTAGTAAGTGCATTCGGAGTGTGGGAGGAAAAAGAACTTGATAAGCATTCATTAGTTATGGAGCATTTATGTAAAATACTAGCCAATACCAATATTAGATTGATGGTAATAGGAGGTGCTTCAAGTTTATATGTAAACAAAGAGCATACTATGATATTAAAAGATACTCCTGATTTTCCAGATATTTTTATGGGTGTAGCTGTAAGTTCTATTAAGGCATTTGATATATTAAAAAGTAAAAAAGATGTTTTATGGACGTATATATCTCCTTCTGCTGATTTCCAAGCTGACGGAGAAAAAACAGGACAATATAATATAGGACATAATGAATTACTTTTTAATTCTAAAGGTGAAAGTGCTATAAGTTATGCTGATTATGCTATAGCTTTTGTTGATGAGATACAAAATAAAAAATATTTAAATCAGCAAATAACATTTTGCTCTAAATAA
- a CDS encoding PTS lactose/cellobiose transporter subunit IIA, with protein sequence MTEEQEKFMEENVFPIISLAGESKSLAYEALRLAKEKKFDEAAQKMKEADEIILKSHEFQTNLITREADGEKIEITMLFVHAQDHLMTAMSEKNLIKEMISILEVNHNK encoded by the coding sequence ATGACTGAAGAGCAAGAAAAATTTATGGAGGAGAATGTATTTCCTATTATTAGTTTGGCTGGTGAGAGTAAGAGTTTGGCTTATGAGGCTTTAAGACTTGCTAAAGAAAAAAAATTTGATGAGGCAGCTCAAAAAATGAAAGAGGCTGATGAGATAATATTAAAATCTCATGAGTTTCAGACTAATTTAATAACTAGAGAAGCAGACGGTGAAAAAATAGAAATTACTATGCTTTTTGTTCATGCTCAGGATCATTTGATGACAGCTATGAGCGAAAAAAATCTTATAAAAGAGATGATAAGTATATTAGAAGTAAATCATAATAAATAA